Part of the Candidatus Thiothrix putei genome, TAACGTGACGATTGGAGTTACCCGTCACGATCACCATCATATCCGTGATGGCAGATTTGCCACGCACATCAATCGTCTTGATGTCTTGGCCTTTCATGTCGTCCAGTGTTTTAACCACTAATTGTTTAAGTGTTTCGAGTTCCATTAATTATTCACAGTAAAGTTGATGTCGTTGAATATAGTCCAGAACGCTGTCTGGCAACAAATACCGGGGGGTTTTACCCTGTTTCAATAGCCCGCGCACCTGTGTAGCGGAAATATCCAGTGCGGTGACGGGTAATAGGTAAATCCTGCCTGCGGGTGTGGTGCGTAAATCATCGGGGTTTGTACTGAGGTAAGGTTCATACCAACCGTTAGGGGGCAGACTATACGCTGGACGCTGCACCACGACCAGATGCGTGAGAGTTAAAATTTCATTCCAACGGTGCCAACGCTGAAAATGCAGGAAAGCATCGAAGCCAAGGGTGAACAAGAGTGGGCGTTCGCGACCAACTTCCGTTCGGAAAGTTTGCAGGGTGTCGAAGCTGTAGGAATACCCATCACGGCGTAGTTCGCGACTATCGGCTTGTAAACGCGGTTCGGAGGCAATAGCGGCTTGCAGCATAGTCAAACGCTGTGCCGGAGTGGCAAGTGGTTGAGGACGGTGTGGTGGTACGTTGCCAGGGATTAGGCGCATGTCGGAAATACCAAAATATTCCGCCACTTCCAATGCGGTACGTAGATGCGCGTGGTGGATGGGGTCGAACGTACCGCCGAAAATACCGATCATGTGAACATACCTTATTGAAACAATTAGAATAGCAAGATGATTGTAACCTCATGCCCTAGCACCTACCACAACAGGGTTATTGGCATCGCACCACCCTACCCCGATAATCTTGACTCATTATCTGGGAAATAGGTACACGCCCCTTGCAGCTTTCCAACGAAGACAACCTGCGGCTCAACGTCCTGCTTGCCCAACCGCTGCAAGCTGTGCGCATCAACGAGTCCACCATGACCGTCCACGCCCTCACTGAGCGGGGCGAAGCGAAAGTGCGCCTCAACCCCACCGCGCGGGATGATCAATACCTGCGCTGGGTACGCGAATTGCTCTCCATGAAAGTCACCGGCTCACCCGGCGGCTACCCCATTTTCCTGAAACGCTGGACGCGCATGGGTCACGCCCGCAATAACCTCGACCAAATGCTGCTCCTTGGCGAACCCGAAGCCGTCGCCGCCGTGGTCTACACTCCCGGTCTGACCCATGACATTGCAAAACGCGCATGGTGGGCAAGCCCCAGTGCCACCAACGCCCGCTGCCTCTTAGAAAACCCCGAAGTCGTCGCAGGCGAACTCGGCAAAGAACTCACCGCCTACCTGCTCGAATTCCTGCCCTTCGAGGAAACCCAACTCGACGTAGTAGACACCGTGCGCCTCTGCCTGCAAGGTGAACTCATTACCCCTGCCGAACGCACCAAACTCTGGGAACGCGCCAAACGCAAAAACCCGTTCTACATCGGTTTCCTGCACGCTGACCCGACGTACATCCCCTTGCCCGCCAAGCCGCATCGCCACCATGCCGATCTTACCGCACAACTAGCTATGCAACTTGAAGCAGGTAATCCCTACGCTCAAGCCTTCAGTCAAACGCTTGATAGTTCAGGACAAAACTGGCTACGCGCCCTGCAACTCGCACTCGAAAAGCCGGTCGATCAAGAAGTCGTCATCTCTTTATTCATCGCCATCGACAAACGCTTCCCGCTACCCTTGCCGGAATCGCGCGGAGTACGCGACCTGAATACCGCCCTGCAACGCGCTGAACAATTCTGCCACGCCGCTGATGATTGCCCAGCCGACGCAAAAGCCGTGCGCGACACCTTGAATCCCGACACATTGCCCCTATTTAAGGCTATGTTAATATTGGCGCAAATGGGGGAAGATTCCCTCATTCCGTATTTTGGCGGCAACGATTCGGTCGGTTCAGTGATGCGCAAACGCCTCGAACCCTTGATCAAACCCTTGCTGGCGCAAACCACCCTTTTACTCAAATAGGTACACCCATGCCCTACTACGTGTTCAAAATCACCCAACCCAACCCGATGATCAAAAATCTGGATTTGCAAGAAGCGTGCGAAACATACCCCGCAGCTCGTGAACTGGCACGTAACCTACGTGCACAACAAGAACCCGGCGACAAAGCCATCGTCAAAATCGTCTTCGCTGCCAGCCAACTCGAAGCCGAAGAAAACCTACACGAAACCCGCGAAAAACCCATCCTAATGGAATGGGAAAAGTAAGCCGCGCATGGATGAAGACCAATACCGCAGTGTTTACCGCGAAGTTAACGCCAACCGCTGCGTATTCGAGAAAGCGTTAAACAATCGCCGTTGCGATTGCAGCCGCCACGAGCGTTTCCTGCTGGCAACCCGCGAAGCCGTCGGCTGTAAATCGGAAGCCAGCCTCGCCAATTGCACGGTTTTTTTGGACACATTGCGTGAAAAATCCCGCTTTGCCCTGCGTGAAACCCTGATTGATGGCCCATTGCCGCACAATAAGGAACTCAAAGTGCAAGCAGGCGGCACCTTAGCCCTGCAACAGCACCTTTTTCCTGAGCAAATAGCGGCAAAAACCACGCAAGACATCTACGAATTGGTCAACATCGCGCTGTCAAAATACGTTAATATTGCCGATTTCCCGTATGGCGAACTCGTCAAAGGTGTCGTCCACTACGAAAGCCGCCCCAAACGTGGCAAATAACCCAGTTTTTAGGTGATAAATGGATCGTTTTCCCGTCTTTCTCGACCTGCATAACCGTCAGTGCCTCGTTGTTGGTGGTGGCAAAGTAGCCGAACGTAAAGTCGATAGCCTGCTAAAAGCGGGCGCTGTCGTCACGTTAATTGCCCCTGACATCACCACGGAAATGGGCATTATCATTGGCGGGCAAAACGTCCAGCACCATGCACGTCCGTTTGCCGACGGCGACATTGAGGGACAATTCCTTGTCATTGCTGCCACTAATAATCCCAGCGTCAATGCGCACATTGCCAGCCTTGCCGATGCGCGAAATATGCTGGTGAATGTGGTCGATGATGCCTCGGTTGGCAATTTCATTATCCCCTCTGTCGTTGACCGCTCCCCCGTCACTATTGCTATTTCTACCGGCGGCGCGTCCCCCGTGTTAGCGCGGCAATTGCGGATGAAGCTAGAAACCATGATTCCGCCCCAATGCGGCGAACTCGCTGGCATCACCGAAGAATACCGCGACATTGTGAAAAAACACCTGCCCGAAGCACAGCGCAAAACCTTCTGGGAACAAGCCCTGAAAGGCCCGTTTGCCGAACTGGTGTACGCAGGTCACGTCGAGGATGCGCGGCGTTTGCTGGATGAAATGCTGGCAAGCTACCCCAACGGGCAAACGATGGGCGAAGTGTATTTGGTCGGTGCAGGCCCCGGCGACCCCGATTTGCTGACCTTCAAAGCCTTGCGCCTAATGCAACAAGCCGACGTGATGGTTTACGACCGTCTCGTCTCCAAGTCGATTTTGGACATGGCAAACCAACGCGCCGAACGCATTTACGTCGGCAAAGAAAAAGCCAGCCATGCCGTGCCACAAGATCAAATCAACGACTTGCTGGTAAAACTAGCCAAGCAAGGCAAGCGCGTGTTGCGTCTGAAAGGCGGCGACCCCTTCATCTTCGGGCGCGGCGGCGAAGAAATCGAAACGCTGGCAGAAAACGGTGTACCGTTCCAAGTTGTTCCCGGCATTACCGCCGCCTCCGGCTGCTCGTCTTACGCAGGGATTCCGCTCACGCATCGCGATTACGCGCAATCCTGCACTTTTGCCACCGGGCATTTAAAAGACGGCAGCATCGACCTGAATTGGGCGCAATTATCGCAACCGAATCAAACCGTGGTGTTCTACATGGGTTTGACCGGCATCGAAGTGATCAGCCAACAATTACAAGCCTTCGGACGTTCCGGCGATACGCCTGCGGCATTGGTCGAGCAAGGCACAACCCGCAACCAGCGCGTCCACATCGGCACGATTGCTACCTTGCCGCAATTGGTGAAAGACAGCGGGGTTCGCGCCCCCACCCTCACCATCGTTGGCGAAGTGGTGCAGTTGCATAGCAAATTGCATTGGTACGAACCGCAACGCCACGTTATTGCCAGCGAATTCAGCCTCGATCACCCTGTCGCCCCTGTGGAGGTATAAACCATGTCCGAAACCCGCATCAGCGTTGAAACCTTCAAGCAAAACTTGAATGCCGTCGCGCAACCCGATTTCAAACACAATATGAGTTCCGAGGGGAATTGTTCCGAAAACGAACCCTATGCCATGCAAGTCATCGACGACAGCATGGAGCCGGAATTCGCCAAAGGTTGCGTGATCGTGATCGACCCGACCGGCATTGTGCGGGATGGCGCGTATGTGTTCGCGATTGACGACAAAGACGAATACATTTTCCGCCAATTGCGCATTGTCGAAGGCAAATACATCCTCGTGGCCCTCAACGACGACTACGAAGCCATCGAAATCAGCGGCATGAACCGCATCGAAGGCGTGATTACCCAACGGTCGGCAGGCAGTTATCGACCACCCAATGGCAAACGCCGCACTTACCACAAGTGGTACGACAAATGACGATTATGTACGGCATCCCCAATTGCGATACCGTGAAAAAAGCCCGTGCTTGGCTGGGTGAACGCAGCATTGAATACACCTTCCACGATTTTCGTAAGGATGGCGTGAATCCGGTGTGGTTACGTGCATGGGTAGCAGAATTCGGCTGGGAAACGCTGGTCAACCGCAAAGGCACAACTTGGCGCAAACTGCCGGAAGAAACCCGCGAAAACATGGATGAGGCGATTGCGTTAGTGGTGATGGAAGAATTGCCGTCGATCATTAAACGTCCGTTACTCGATACGGGGACGCGGCACGTGGTGGGGTTTTCGCCGGATACTTACCGCGAGCTTTTTCAAAACTAAAACAGAGATTCTTTGATGTCCGCTACTCTCGATCTTGCTATCGACCTGATTTCACGCCCCTCCGTCACGCCATTGGATGAAGGTTGCCAGCAATTGCTGGCGGATCACCTTGCGCCGTTGGGCTTTGTGGCTGAACATCTGCGCTTTGGTGACGTGGATAATATCTGGCTACGCCGTGGCACGACCTCTCCCGTGTTTTGCTTTGCAGGGCATACCGATGTTGTTCCCACCGGGCCGTTAGAGGCGTGGGATAGCCACCCGTTTCAGCCGGAAATTCGTGACGGGATGTTGTACGGGCGTGGCGCTGCGGATATGAAAGGCAGCATTGCCGCATTCACAATTGCCTGCGAAACCTTCGTGCGCGAAAACCCTAATCATCAAGGTTCGATTGCATTCCTGATCACCAGCGACGAAGAAGGCCCTTCCATCAATGGCACGGTCAAGGTCGTGGAAGTGCTGGAACAGCGCAACGAGAAAATCGACTGGTGCTTGGTCGGCGAACCATCGAGTACTTGCTGCGTGGGTGACGTGGTGAAAAACGGGCGGCGCGGTTCACTCAATGGCGTACTCACCGTGATCGGACAGCAAGGGCATGTGGCGTACCCGCATTTGGCAGACAACCCCATTCACCGTGCCGCACCTGCTTTGGCGGAACTGGTGAGCATTGAATGGGATAAGGGTAACGAGTTTTTCCCGCCGACCAGCTTCCAGATTTCCAATATCAAGGGCGGGACGGGTGCGAATAATGTGATTCCGGGAACGCTGACAGTGGAGTTCAACTTCCGTTTCTCAACAGAACAGACCGAAGCAGGTTTACGCGAGCAAGTGGAAGCAATTTTCAAGCGTCATAGTTTCACGCATGAATTGAAGTGGACACTATCAGGAAACCCCTTCTTAACGCCACGCGGGGATTTGGTTGATGCGAGTCTCGCAGCGATTCAAGCCGTGAGCGGGCAAACCACAGCGTTATCGACCGCAGGTGGAACATCTGACGGACGTTTCATTGCACCTACCGGTGCTCAGGTAATGGAATTAGGGCCTGTCAATAAAACTATTCACAAAGTAAATGAATGCGTTGCTGTAGCCGATTTGGATGCATTAACGATTATTTACCAAAAAATTCTAGAGCATTTACTTGTGAAAGATGTGTCGGGATAAGCCCCGACACCCTCTTTAACTAGGCTTTTACTTCAACATTATTTGAAGGTTTTGCGAGGCCGCCCACGTTTCCGCTGGGTGATCTGGCCTTCTTCTAACTCTGCGGTTGCCCACTCCGTTAGACTTTTGTGAATGTGTTCAGCCACTACCTGTAAGCGATCTTCTAAAGCTGTGCGAAAAAATGCTTCACGCTGCTCACTGGCACGTAAGGCTTCACGCAACTCACGAACCTCTTCTTTATAATTCATATCCAGCTCTTCAAGCTGGCTGCGTAATTGATTAATTTTATGCGTCAGTTCGTCCCGAATTTTGCGCTTTTCTTCCGCTGCTTGCGTTCTCACCTCAGCAAGCGTACTGGATGTAGCGCCTTTTGGGCGTCCTCTGCCACGTTTATTAGGCAAATCGTCTGTCTGCATGGATGTCTGACCTATTTCATTGTCTTGGCTATTGTTTGGTAGCGTCGTCATGCTGGGCATTCCGTTCATATAATCCGCAGTTCTCACTGTTTCTCCCTCACAAGAACATATAAGTTGTTACTTGATACTGACTGTCGATGAATTATTATCTGAATAAATATTCAACATTTCAAGATGATATTGGAAACTTATTCAAAAATAAATAAAATTATCCAATCAAATTCTTTATTAATGACATTAACAGCAACAGGTGCTGCTAATGCTATAAATTGATCTGTCGCAAGTATGAATAGGTTACACTTTTTTTTGTTACGGTTTCAATTAAAAAGCATATCCCTACAGAATATTTCTCATTGAGTCTGGAGACAGAGTATGCGATGTTAGGGCGCTTTAAATGCTGCATGGAAAGCATGAGAATCAAATTACCCCAGCGTTTCTTGCTTAGCACACTCACAGGCGTAGCGTGTAGTAGTCCTGCCATTGCACTTGCGCAAACAGGATGGATGGCTTGCCCTGTACCCACAGCGGATGCTGCGCATGAAATTCAGCGCCCTAAGCATTTGCCTCCTCAAGCGGTTTACATTGAGGCGAACTCTGCATTGTTTCGCAGCCAAGGCATTTCCACCATGAGCGGAAATGTACATATTTCTCAAGAAAACAAAATCTTACAAGCCGATCAAGCAAGTTATGAACAGCCAGCGGGTATTATCACGGGTTCCGGTGGCGTCAGTTTTAGCAGTGACAATATGCAAGTCCGTAGTCGGGAACTCCGCTACAACCTGCCCCAAAATACAGGTGAAATGTTAGCGGCGGAATACTATTTACCACAAGCTAATGGTCAGGGCATCAGCAAGCGCGTCGTACAAGAATCACCCAAACTAACCCGGCTAGACGACTCCACCTATACAACGTGTCCAGTGAACCAAGCAGATTGGAGCTTGAATGCCAGCACGATCAAACTGGATCATACTCAGGAACGTGGTACAGCCCGTAATGCCACTCTAAAAATCAGAAACTTACCGGTTTTATACTTACCGTATTTCTCTTTCCCATTAACCGATGCGCGTAAATCTGGCTTTCTTTGGCCTACCATTAGCACCAACGAACGTTCTGGGCTACAACTCAGTGCACCTTACTATTGGAATCTTGCGCCTAACTACGACCTGACGCTAACCCCTACGCTATTAGGCAGGCGTGGTTTACAACTAGGAACCGAAGTACGTTATCTAACAGAAAAACATCACGGTGAAGTCAATTACGTCCTTTTACCTAATGACAACGCCAGTGACAAAAACAATCGTTACTACTTTAATGTCCATAACGACGCCCGCCTAGGCGCAACTTCTAGTTTACAATTAAAAGCAGAAGGGGTTTCTGATGACCAATATTTCGTGGATCTGGGCAACTCCCTAGAAGCCACCAGTGTGGTCAATCTAGAACGACGCCTAGAATACCGAACTGCCAGCGATAATTGGTCATTTTCCAGCCTATTACAAGATTATCAAGTGCTGGATGGCGGCATCGCACCTCACGCAAAACTACCGCAATTGCTACTACGCTATCACCCACCCCGTAAAGGTAACGGCTTAAATCTGGATGCAGAAACCGAATACACCCAATTTAGCGGCAGCACCACCGAAACCAATGGCACACGCTGGGATTTTGTGACACGTGCCAGCAAACCCTTTGTCACCGAGTCTGCCTACATCAAACCATCACTGACATTGCGACATACCGAATACCACCTTGATGATGCCGACAACACGCACATTAGCCGCTCGTTGCCCAGTGCCAGTCTCGATACTGGATTGTTTTTTGAACGTAATATCAAGCAAGGGCGCTATATCCAAACGCTGGAACCACGTTTGTTCTACACCTACACCCCCTATCGTGATCAAAGCAATATCCCCGTATTTGACTCCTCGGCACGCAGTTTGAGCTACAATCAATTGTTTGCCGAAAACCGCTTTACAGGTAAGGATCGCATCGGGGATGCCAACCGTCTTACAGCATCCGTTTCCACCCGCATCCAATCACCCGAAGATGGGCGCGAATTGTTCCGTGCTAGCATTGGTCAGATGTACCATTTTGATGAGCGCAAAGTCACCCTCCCTGACGAAGCCCCCCTACAAGGCAATCGTTCTGAACTCATTTTGGAAGCGGCGGGAGAGATCAACCCACGCACACGTCTAAATACCACTGCTTATTGGGATAGCAAGGAAAACACCGTTAATGCCGGGGAAGTGCGTATTAACTATAAAGATGATAAGAAACGCCTACTTAACGTCGGTTATGCGCAACGTAAAGACAATTTTGAGTCCGTCAACCTATCTTTCGCAGTACCCGTCAACCAAAATTGGAAAGCTGTCGGCGCATGGGAACATGACCTGCAAAATGATCGTGACCTCGAAACCGTAATCGGTGCAGAATATGAAAGTTGCTGCTGGAAAACCCGCGTCGCCAGCCGCAATTACCTGCTCCCGGACAACACTACCCGTGACAATGCCGTGTTTGTCGAATTTGAGCTGAAAGGACTGGGCAACTTCGGCAGTGGTACTCGTGACCTGCTGCAAAATCGTGTGCATGGATATGAATAAACTAACGCTTTCCCCCTTACTTAGCGCGACGGCCTTGGCTTTGCTACTCACCGTCCACCCCGTCCAAGCTGATAACACCGCAACCCCACTTGACCAAATTGCGGCAGTCGTCAACAGTGATGTCGTCATGATGAGCGAAGCCCAGCAACGCGCCCAAATCCTGCGCTCTTCCAGTCAAGCGGCGGCAAGCCTTGCAGCACCCGTCCTCCTGAAACAAGCAGTCGACAACCTGATCCTTGAAAAACTGCAACTTCAGCAAGCCGATGCGGCTGGTATCCAGATTGATGATGTCACCCTGAACAAAACCATTGCCGGTATAGCCCAACGTAACCAACTGAGTCTGCCCGCTTTTCAACAAGCTCTGCAACAAGAAGGCATCGACTATGCAGAATTCCGGGAACAAACACGTCGCAAATTGATGGCAGACGCTTTACGTAAACGTGAAGTAGAACGTCGGGTACAAGCCACGTCCGCCGAAGCCGCTGGCACGCAAGCAGAGGAGCAATTTCAGGCATGGTTACAAGAATTGCGCAACGAAGCTTACGTGGAATACCGCATTCCAGTGGAACGTAGTGGCCTGACGCTACAATAGGCAAACACGATGACAACCAACAAGCTACGTATCGCGATCACTGCTGGTGAACCGGCGGGCATCGGCCCTGACATTATTCTGACGCTCTTGCAACAACAGCAGTGGACGGCTGATTTAATTGTCATTGCCGACCCGGCGGTATTACGCGAACGCGCTCAACAACTGGGAATTCAACTACGTCTACGCCCTTATGCACCTGATGAAATACAACGCCCTTGCGTAGCGGGTGAGTGTTTCATTTTACCTGTTGCCTGTGCAGCACCTGTCACGACTGGTGTTCTCAATCCTGCGAATGCAGAGTACGTGCTGCAAACCCTGCGACGGGCGGTTACGGGTTGTCTGACGGGTGAGTTTGCTGCAATGGTCACTGCTCCCTTACACAAAGGTGTGATTAATGATGCAGGAATCCCCTTTACAGGACATACCGAGTTCTTAGCGGAACTGACTGATGCTGCGTTACCGGTCATGATGCTAACCGCTGGCACATTGCGGGTAGCCTTGGCAACGACACATGTTCCGCTGAGCATGGTGAGTTTCTTGATTACGCAAGCATTACTGGAAGAAGTACTAACTATCCTGCATCACGATTTGCAAACGCAATTCGGCATTGCCAACCCACATATTCTTGTTTGTGGCTTAAACCCTCATGCGGGTGAAGGCGGGCATTTAGGCATGGAAGAAATTGAAGTGATCACGCCTGCCATCCAACGCTTGCAGCAACAAGGCATGAAATTGACCGGGCCATTACCGGCTGACACCTTATTCACCCCTCGGCACTTACAAGGAGCCGATGCCGTACTCGCTATGTATCACGATCAAGGCTTACCGGTGCTCAAATACGCTGGTTTTGGGAAAGCTATCAATATTACCTTAGGATTGCCGATTATTCGCACCTCTGTCGATCATGGTACTGCACTGGATTTGGCAGGCACAGGCAAAGCTGAAACGGGCAGTTTACGTGAAGCTATTGAACTTGCTGTACAGTTAGGCATGAGTCGGGCATAAAAAAGGGCATCCCGAAGGATGCCCAACCGCTAGGAGGATATAACCATCACCTGTTTAAGAAATAAAGTGCTGCTTATATCATTCTGACGAGGTAACTAGTTAGTCGCTATTGAAGGAATATTGGTTCATAATAATATTCATATATTTTAATGATTAGAATATAACTAAATACTAATACACATATCACAACAAAGCAAGGTAATTGTCAAGAGGTTTTTATTGAATGTCTAACAAACAACAACTTGTTATCGTTATCGCCCTACTCTGTGGGTTAGTTTTACTCTGGTTTCTCAAGCAAGACCCCGCTTTAAACCATCTCAATGCTGCTCTGAAAAGCGACACAGTTTTGCAAACCTACCCTTATACGTTCCGCACCATCAAAATTGAAAACGGTGTTGCTACCCTGACTAGCCCACGCTCGCCACAAGTCTCAGTATTGCAATTCTTACAGATAGTCAAACCACATCTGGATACCAACAACCCTGATAGCCCAACAATGATTGCTGCACAAAAAGAACTGGCACAAGTGCAGGAAAAAGCTGCGGAAATTGCCAAATCACAACCCGGAATCAAAGACGTTGAATGGGAAATTGACCGGAGTTGGTATGCCAGTCACGGAGTGACCGTGGAATGATACCCCCGTATCAGACTGATAATTCCCGCCCCCCTAACAATAAAGCGAATTCCAGCATTTCATCCCACAGCCGTTGCGGGTGACGCGATACATCTTGCCCTACCCCTTTGCTATGCTGGTCTAGTCGCGCAGCCAATGCAAACAAACGCTGCCAATCTGCGGCTAACATGCGCCGCAATGCCGTTTGAAATAAGCCTTGGCGAGCTTTAGGCATTCGCAGCAACAAGGCTTGGTTAGAGACATTATTGCGGATGTTTTCGCACCCCGCATAAAGCTGGCGCAGTAGATCGGCTAACGCCCAAACCAATAACGGGGTTGCTGTGTCCTCTTCCTGCAATACCAACATAATATGACGAATGCGGCGGGCATCTTGGGAAAGTATTGCCTCAGCAAGATCAAATACGCTAAACCGGGAGTTGTCTTCCACGACTGCCATGATGCTCGCAGCCGTCATGGGGCGGCTACCGTAAAGTAACACCAACTTGCCAATTTCCTGCACTGCTGCTAATAAATTACCTTCTACCCGTTCGGTCAGGTAACGTACTGCCTCATTATCGGGCTGCAATCCAGCCTGCTTCATACGCCGGGCGATCCACGCTAAGGTTTGTGCTGGGGATAAATCCCACACTTGCACACTCACCCCCAATTGCTCAACTTTTTTGACCCATGCGGTACTTTTACACGCCTTATCTAAGCGCCCGGTCTGAAGCAGCAATACTTTGTCAGCAGGCAGGTAATCAAGGTAATGCTGTAAGGCTTTAGTACCTGACTGCCCTGCTTTACAGGTAGACATCCTCACATCCAACAATTTTTTATCCGCAAACAATGACAGCGCTCCTGCGGCATCGTATAACGCCCCCCAATCAAATTGCGCATCTACCATCAGCACATCACGTTCACTAAACCCTCTTCCTGCCGCCGCTTTACGGATAGCATCAGCGGTTTCCATCACTTGCAGCGGTTCATCCCCGCTAATCAAGTAAACGGGGGCGAGCGTATGGCGAAGATGATCTTCAATCTGTTCAGCGCGAACTTGCATAGGTATTATTCAGTAGAGCCAAAAGCAAAATACTAGCATATCAGGCTTTTTAGGTGATTTTTGTTTAGAATCGCCGTTTAAATTAACCCAAGTGCTTGCTCACACACAAACTAAACCCATGAAAATCACTTATTGTTCTCATTTTTTGGCGGTATTGACCTTGTCAGTGGGCGTCATCACGCAGACAGCCGCCGCCCAAACAGATGCTGTTTGCCAGTCACAAGTATTGTCACCGGCACAATTTCGCCCTAGTAGTGAAAATGTTACCGTTCACGAACCCAGTACCCGCTATGCCACTACACCCATACAAATGGGCTATGGGGAAAACAAAGTAAAAGTAGCGGATGCTTACGTGGAATACACCATCATTCCCGCTAAATTCGGTGAAATCACCGAAACTATTGAAGTTGAACGTGAACGGGTCGAAATTGAAACGCTGCCAGCCACTTACCGCACTGAAACCAAGCGTCTCAAAGTAAAAGAGGCCACCAAGCGCTGGAACCCTGCCTGCCCAGCCGTCTTAGCTGAACAAGGTAATTTACCAGAAAATTGCTTGCTAGAAGTCCCTGCGGAATACACTAATGTTACCCGCGAGGTCATTGATACACCTGCTCGCACGGTTAAAAAAGTTATTCCTGCACGTACCGAAACCATCACCCGTAAAGTCTTGTTAGAACCAGCAAAAATTGTGCGTGAGGAAATTCCTGCTGTTTACACGACCATAAAAATTGCGCGAGTCGAACAGCCTGCCAAAATCACCACATCCCAACAAACCGCCAAAACACAAAGCA contains:
- a CDS encoding ArsC family reductase, encoding MTIMYGIPNCDTVKKARAWLGERSIEYTFHDFRKDGVNPVWLRAWVAEFGWETLVNRKGTTWRKLPEETRENMDEAIALVVMEELPSIIKRPLLDTGTRHVVGFSPDTYRELFQN
- the dapE gene encoding succinyl-diaminopimelate desuccinylase translates to MSATLDLAIDLISRPSVTPLDEGCQQLLADHLAPLGFVAEHLRFGDVDNIWLRRGTTSPVFCFAGHTDVVPTGPLEAWDSHPFQPEIRDGMLYGRGAADMKGSIAAFTIACETFVRENPNHQGSIAFLITSDEEGPSINGTVKVVEVLEQRNEKIDWCLVGEPSSTCCVGDVVKNGRRGSLNGVLTVIGQQGHVAYPHLADNPIHRAAPALAELVSIEWDKGNEFFPPTSFQISNIKGGTGANNVIPGTLTVEFNFRFSTEQTEAGLREQVEAIFKRHSFTHELKWTLSGNPFLTPRGDLVDASLAAIQAVSGQTTALSTAGGTSDGRFIAPTGAQVMELGPVNKTIHKVNECVAVADLDALTIIYQKILEHLLVKDVSG
- a CDS encoding S24 family peptidase encodes the protein MSETRISVETFKQNLNAVAQPDFKHNMSSEGNCSENEPYAMQVIDDSMEPEFAKGCVIVIDPTGIVRDGAYVFAIDDKDEYIFRQLRIVEGKYILVALNDDYEAIEISGMNRIEGVITQRSAGSYRPPNGKRRTYHKWYDK
- a CDS encoding DNA-binding protein; amino-acid sequence: MTTLPNNSQDNEIGQTSMQTDDLPNKRGRGRPKGATSSTLAEVRTQAAEEKRKIRDELTHKINQLRSQLEELDMNYKEEVRELREALRASEQREAFFRTALEDRLQVVAEHIHKSLTEWATAELEEGQITQRKRGRPRKTFK
- the nadD gene encoding nicotinate-nucleotide adenylyltransferase — protein: MIGIFGGTFDPIHHAHLRTALEVAEYFGISDMRLIPGNVPPHRPQPLATPAQRLTMLQAAIASEPRLQADSRELRRDGYSYSFDTLQTFRTEVGRERPLLFTLGFDAFLHFQRWHRWNEILTLTHLVVVQRPAYSLPPNGWYEPYLSTNPDDLRTTPAGRIYLLPVTALDISATQVRGLLKQGKTPRYLLPDSVLDYIQRHQLYCE
- a CDS encoding SurA N-terminal domain-containing protein, whose translation is MDMNKLTLSPLLSATALALLLTVHPVQADNTATPLDQIAAVVNSDVVMMSEAQQRAQILRSSSQAAASLAAPVLLKQAVDNLILEKLQLQQADAAGIQIDDVTLNKTIAGIAQRNQLSLPAFQQALQQEGIDYAEFREQTRRKLMADALRKREVERRVQATSAEAAGTQAEEQFQAWLQELRNEAYVEYRIPVERSGLTLQ
- the cysG gene encoding siroheme synthase CysG, which codes for MDRFPVFLDLHNRQCLVVGGGKVAERKVDSLLKAGAVVTLIAPDITTEMGIIIGGQNVQHHARPFADGDIEGQFLVIAATNNPSVNAHIASLADARNMLVNVVDDASVGNFIIPSVVDRSPVTIAISTGGASPVLARQLRMKLETMIPPQCGELAGITEEYRDIVKKHLPEAQRKTFWEQALKGPFAELVYAGHVEDARRLLDEMLASYPNGQTMGEVYLVGAGPGDPDLLTFKALRLMQQADVMVYDRLVSKSILDMANQRAERIYVGKEKASHAVPQDQINDLLVKLAKQGKRVLRLKGGDPFIFGRGGEEIETLAENGVPFQVVPGITAASGCSSYAGIPLTHRDYAQSCTFATGHLKDGSIDLNWAQLSQPNQTVVFYMGLTGIEVISQQLQAFGRSGDTPAALVEQGTTRNQRVHIGTIATLPQLVKDSGVRAPTLTIVGEVVQLHSKLHWYEPQRHVIASEFSLDHPVAPVEV
- the lptD gene encoding LPS assembly protein LptD, whose protein sequence is MRIKLPQRFLLSTLTGVACSSPAIALAQTGWMACPVPTADAAHEIQRPKHLPPQAVYIEANSALFRSQGISTMSGNVHISQENKILQADQASYEQPAGIITGSGGVSFSSDNMQVRSRELRYNLPQNTGEMLAAEYYLPQANGQGISKRVVQESPKLTRLDDSTYTTCPVNQADWSLNASTIKLDHTQERGTARNATLKIRNLPVLYLPYFSFPLTDARKSGFLWPTISTNERSGLQLSAPYYWNLAPNYDLTLTPTLLGRRGLQLGTEVRYLTEKHHGEVNYVLLPNDNASDKNNRYYFNVHNDARLGATSSLQLKAEGVSDDQYFVDLGNSLEATSVVNLERRLEYRTASDNWSFSSLLQDYQVLDGGIAPHAKLPQLLLRYHPPRKGNGLNLDAETEYTQFSGSTTETNGTRWDFVTRASKPFVTESAYIKPSLTLRHTEYHLDDADNTHISRSLPSASLDTGLFFERNIKQGRYIQTLEPRLFYTYTPYRDQSNIPVFDSSARSLSYNQLFAENRFTGKDRIGDANRLTASVSTRIQSPEDGRELFRASIGQMYHFDERKVTLPDEAPLQGNRSELILEAAGEINPRTRLNTTAYWDSKENTVNAGEVRINYKDDKKRLLNVGYAQRKDNFESVNLSFAVPVNQNWKAVGAWEHDLQNDRDLETVIGAEYESCCWKTRVASRNYLLPDNTTRDNAVFVEFELKGLGNFGSGTRDLLQNRVHGYE